From the Acidovorax sp. NCPPB 3576 genome, the window TATGCCCTAGTGCTGATTGCGATGAGGGCTATTTTTGCGGTTGGCTCAAAGGCGTGCCCCGTCAGGCCTGCTCTTTCAGCCAGGCCTCGAAGGCCTCGCGCGAACTGTTGCGCAAAGCCCGACGGAAAGTCGCGCGGTCGCCAAGGTAAAGGCAATGGCGGATCACGGTGTAGGCGTTGAAGCTGCCCTGCGGGTTGTGGTCTTCGAAGTGCTGCTTGTAGCGTTTGACGGTGCCGATGGTGGCGCGCATCAAGGTGTTGAAGCGTGCGCGTGTGATCGTCGGCGACCATGCGCGGATGTCGTCCACGAACAAGTCCACCTTGTGCGGCTCGAACTCCTGGTCCTTGAAGAAATGGTTCGCGATCTTGAGGAAGGTGAATGCATTGAGTTCGCTGCCGGGGGCCTGCGCCTGCTCGGCCGGCGTGGATTCCAGGTCGCTCTCTTCGGCTTCGGCGGTTTCGTCGGGTGCCTGCAGCAACTCGGCCTCGGTGGCGTCGCGGATCTGCAGGAACTCGCGGTCGGCCAGCTCGAACAGGGCCGACAGCACGTTGATGCGGCGCTTGAGCTGCCCGGGGATCGATTTCTTGTACTTGATCTTGTGGTCCAGCACGCTCCAGGAGTCCTGGATGATCGTTCGCACCTGCAACTCGAACGGCTGGTTGGCATAGGCCGCGTGTTCGGCCAGGGCCGCCTGCGTCGGCGTCAGCCGCAGGTCGAGGTGCAGGCCCTTGTAGCCGAAGGAATCCTCGGTGCTCTCCACCGCCGTCACCTTGTCGGTCACGTCGATCACCTCGAAATGCGAGCGCACGGCCTGCGCGACTTTTTCCAGTTCGTCTTCGTACAGGCACACCACCCGCACACCGATCAGGTCGGTGATGTAGTGGCGGATCTCGTAAGGGGTGTTGCTTTCTTCCAGCGCCGCGCGGTACTTGCGCGAGAACTTGTTCACGCATTCGCGGCGGTCCTTCACGCGCCCCTCGACCTTGGTGATGTCCAGGTGGGGCGTGCGCGAGAGGATGGCCTGCAGCAGCGCCATATAGGACGCGCAGGCGTACTGCAGCGCAGGCAGTTCCTGGGCGTAGATGGCTTCGAAGGTTTTTTCTTCCTGGGAGAAATCGAGCGAGGGCATGGCAAAAAACGGTGCTGAGGTGCGATGGCCTCCAGGGCGGGCCATCGGCAAGCGCCATCGTAGTCCAACTGCATTGCCATGGCGAAGGCAAGCGGACTGGCCCGGTCAACTTCGCGTGGGTGCCGACGGGACTTACCGTGCGGGCGCCAAATCAGCCGAGGCGGCCATCGGCTCGCCGCGCTGCGGCGCCTGCGCCAGGGCCATGACCTCATGCGCGGGCAGGCCCTTCAAGCGGTGGTCGCTCCACACCTGCCGCCAGCGCCGGGCGCCGGGCAGGCCATGGCGCAGCCCGAGCATGTGCCGAGCGATCGAGTACCAATGCGTGCCGTGCAGTGCCGCCTCGCGGGCCATGTAATCCACCATGGCGGCCTCGATCCCTTCGCGCGTGAGGGCATTGTCGGCAGTGCCGAAGTAAAGCGCATCCCAGCGCGCAAGCCACCAGGGGTTGTGGTACGCCTCGCGCCCCACCATGGCGCCATCGACCCGGCCCAGGGCATCGGCCACGGCCTCGTCGGTGGCGAGGCCACCGTTCAAGGCGATGGTGAGGTGCGGAAAGTCGGCCTTGAGGCGCTGCACCACGTCGTAGCGCAGCGGCGGGACCTCGCGGTTCTCCTTGGGCGACAACCCTTTGAGCCAGGCGTTGCGCGCATGGACGATGAACACGCGGCAGCCCGCATCCGCCACGGTGCCGACGAAGTCGCGCACGAAGCCGTAGTCCTCGCTCTGGTCGATTCCGATGCGGTGCTTGACCGTGACCGGCACGTCCACCACATCGACCATGGCCTTCACGCCATCGGCCACCAGTTGCGGCTCGTTCATCAGGCAGGCGCCGAAGGCACCGCGCTGCACCCGCTCGCTGGGGCAGCCGCAGTTGAGGTTGATCTCGCCATAGCCCCATTGCGCCCCCAGCCGCGCGGCCTGGGCCAGATCGGCCGGCTCGCTGCCGCCCAGTTGCAGGGCCACCGGGTGCTCTTCGGCGTTGAAGCGCAGGTGCCGCTCGACGTCGCCATGGATCAGCGCGCCGGTGGTCACCATCTCGGTGTAGAGCAGCGCGTGGCGGCTCAGCAGGCGGTGCAGGTAGCGGCAGTGGCGATCGGTCCAGTCCATCATGGGAGCCACACTTAACCGCCAAGGTGAAAATTTCGAGCTAAGTTTTTGATTTACTTCAGTTCTCATGCATTCCTTGCTCCCTGCCGTAGTTGCATTCCGGGGCGTTTTTTGGGGGGTTCCAGCTCCCCAAGGTCAACTCTTCGGTGCAACTCACGGGCAAAGTTGCACCACACAAATTCATCCAGTTGCACCGGAGATCACACCCTATGCCATCCATCCAAAAACGCGGCGACAAGTTCCTGGCGCAGGTGCGCATCAAGCAAGGCGGAGTCGTGATTTTCTCAGAGTCGAAGGTCTTCGAAAAAGAAGTGATGGCCAAGACCTGGGGTGACAGGCCCGAAGCGAAAGTGAAGAAGGAAGGCCCCGCCAAGCACGCTGCGAGCAAGATCACGGTCGGCGAGCTGGTGGACAGGCATCTGGCGGCGCAGATCAAGTACCGGCCCCTGCTCGGCCGTTCGACGATCCACAACCACCAGAAGATCGCCGACGCGTTCCGCAAGGTGAAGGTCAGCGACCTGACGAAGGAGTTCGCCCGTCGAAACCAGCACCACCAAACCAGCATCGACATGATCCCCATCTACAGCTTCGCTTTGGCCTGCCCTCGGCGTCTGGGTGAGCTCGGGAAGATGGGGTGGAAGGATATTGATACCAAGCGTCGCACCATCCTTCTTCGTCAGGTCAAGCATCCGAAGAAAAAGGAGTACCACGACTAAGTCATTCCACTGCTGGAGCCAGTGTGGAATCTTCTGGAGACCATCCCAAAACTGGACGCAAGACTGTTCCCGCACAACATGGATAACTGTGCCGCGAGACGACGGTCACTGTGAAATGGCTGCGTCAGGGTCAGGGGGTGTTATGTCTGAAATAGGGGGTTTGCAACAAATCCTCACCAAATCATAACGATTACGCTTTATTGGCATTGAGCATGAAATCAACGAATGCGCGAAGCTTTCCTGGCATGTGCTTGCGATGGGGGTAATACAGATGGAATGCGTCGTCCATAGCGCTGTGCTGCTTGAGAATCTGCCGCAACTCGCCGCTGGCCATCTCTTGCTTTGCGAACTCCTCGATCACGAAGCCGATGCCGAGACCTTGTACCGCCGCGTCCACCACAGACCGCATCTCGTCGAATAGAAGGCGCCCCTGCACGTCGATTTGCACCATTTGGCCATGTGCATCGAACCTCCATTCGTACCACCGGCCTCCCACGGAATAGCGTTGCCGAATGCAGTCGTGCTTCAACAGATCATTGAGGGACCTGGGTTCCTTGCGGTGTTGAAAGTAGTTCGGGGCGGCCACCAGAATTCTTTTCTGCACCGATCCCAGCTGCATGGCAACCATGTCGTTCTGCACCTTCTTGCCCATGCGTATGCCCATGTCAAAGCCGGCGCTCACGATATCGCCGAGCAGGTTGTCCAGGGATATCTCGACATGGATCAGCGGGAAACTCGCTAGAAATGCCTCCAGATGCGGCTCGATCAATATGCGGTACGCAACGTATGACGTGTTGACCCGCACCGTGCCGGACGGCTGATCAGTCGCAAGCAAAGTCTCCGCCAAGGAGTTCTTGATGAGTGCGAGCGCGGGTGCCAATTTTGAATGCAGTGATGCACCCGCTTCGGTCAGGCTGACGCTGCGCGTGGTTCGGTTGAAAAGCCGCACATTCAATTGCGCTTCTACCGCCTTGATGGTGCGGGACACCGCTGTCGGCGTAACGCCCAGTTCGGCCGCCGCCCGGGCAAAGTTCAAATGCCGGGCCGCCGCCTCAAACGTCAAAAGCCCCGGAAGGTGCACCGGTGGCGAGGCGGCTGCCACGCCCTCAAGGCCGGCCTGCATTGCATCTTCAATTGTGAGCTTTTTGTTCATAATCTATCTCTGCTTGTGACTATTTACGTCATTATTGCCGGCCTCCATACTTCCTGCATCACATGAATTCACCACGCAACGTGGTTGCTCAAAAGGAACAAAAAATGGCGTCTGGCAACTCTTGCAGCGATCTTTTCTCGCCCGTGGCGATGGGTGCCCTGGCGCTTGCAAACCGCATCGTCATGGCGCCGCTCACCCGCAGCCGCATGGGTCGCGACGGCGTGCCCAACGAAATGCATGCCCGCTACTACGCACAGCGCGCCAGTGCGGGCCTGATCATCAGCGAAGCCACCAACATCTCTGCCCAGGGGCGCGGCTATGCACTGACGCCTGGCTTCTGGACGGACGATCAGGTTGCCGGCTGGAAGGAGGTGACCGACGCGGTGCACGCAGCCGGGGGCCTGATCGTCTGCCAACTGTGGCATGTGGGCCGCTTCTCGCATGTGGACCTGCAGCCGGACGGGGCCGCGCCGGTGGCACCGTCAGCGGTTCGGGCACAAGGGCAGACCTACACCGAAAAGGGCATGCTGGATGTGTCGATGCCACGGGCACTGGAAACGTCCGAAATTCCCGGCGTCATCGCGCAATACCGGCACGCCGCGGAGTGTGCAAAGCGCGCCGGCTTCGACGGTGTGGAAGTGCATTCCGCCAACAGCTATCTGCTGGATCAGTTCTTGCGCGATTCGACCAACCATCGCAGCGACGCCTACGGCGGCTCTATCGAGAATCGCAGCCGGCTCACCTTGGAAGTCACTGCAGCGGTGGTTGAGGTCTGGGGCCACGACCGCGTTGGCATTCGGCTCTCTCCAGTGACACCGGACGCAGGCAACACGCCTCTGGACAGCCAGGTCATGCAGACGTACGGCTACGTGATCGAGCAGTTGAATCGCTTCCAGCTGGCATACATGCACTTTGTCGAGGGCGCTACGGCCACCTCGCGGACTGTGCCCGAAGGCATAGACCTCGACGCATTGCGCGCACGGTTCAAAGGCCCCTACATCGGCAACAACAACTACGACCTCGCGCTGGCGGTGGATCGCCGCTCTAAAGGCAAGGTCGATGCCGTCGCCTTCGGCCGTCCTTTCATTGCCAATCCCGATCTGGTGCATCGACTGAAGACGGGCGCTGGCCTCGTTGTTGCCCCTCGGGAAACCTACTACGGAAACGGCGCCAAGGGCTACACGGACTGGCCTGCACTGGCGGAATGAGCAGGTGTGTGCAGACCCATCACCCGATGTGAAGCGAAGAGTCATTGCGACTCTCATCAGGAGTAATCGAATGAAAGCGACCTTTCTCAAGACTTTGATTTTCGCGGCGATCGCTGTCGGCATGGGCGCTACCGCCCACGCCGCAGACGCGCCAACCCGACCCCAAGCCAACCAAGGAAAAACCATGAGCAAGCCAACGTACGTGCAGGATTACCAAGCCATATCCGAAGTGCTGAACAAGTACATCGAAGGATGCAAGCAGGCCAAGAGCAGCATCATGAAGTCCGCCTTCAGCCCACAGGCGACGATGTACAGCGTCGGCCCCGATGGCAAGCTGACCGGGGGCGCGATCCCGATCCTGTTCGAGGGTATCGACAAGGACTTCCGCCCGTCCCCTGACGCTGCTGCCGCGATCACCCGCATAGAGATCGTCGGTACGGCGGCCAGCGCCCGCATCGACGCCAACGACATGTCGGGCATCTCGTTCACCGACTTTTTCCATCTGTTGAAGGTCGATGGCCAGTGGACGGTAGTCAGCAAGATATTCCAAGCCCACGCGGCGCCTTGACCAGCTATCTGCACAGCGAATCCGAGGCCCACGACCAAGTCGGCCTGCCGGTTAACTCAGTCCAGTGGGCATGGCGCCCAGGTATCGCCGATCATGGTTCGCACCACGTCGCCGGGCGCCGCTAGAGATCGCCCACGACTGCATGGGATCTGCCCGAAGGACAAGCCGCACAAAGCCCGCTTTCAGCAAGGCAATCATGTTCGGCGTTGGCGCCGAGGCAGGTCTTCAGGCGAGCCGAGCAGAAGCTACTCGGCGGTGTGAGCACAGATTCCTGTCCGTCGCGTGAAGCTCAAAGTGCCATGGTCCGCACCGAGGTCGTCGGCGCCACTGCAAGCACCGCCCACATCGACACCGCCGACATCTCCGGCTAGCGCTTTTCACTTGCTCACTAACCAGAAAATTTCATGAACACCCTCAACTCCGCTCTCGCCGCTTCCGCCCTGACCGTTGCGGTTGGTAGCGTTTCTGCAGCCGACAGGCCCGGCGTCGAACGCAACACTGCAAAATTTCTGCAGTCCCTTGAAGGCGGCAAGACGCTCGACACCATGACGCCGGCCGATGCGCGCGCCGCGCTGGTGGGTGCCCAGGCCGCACCTCTCGTGGCTTTGCCGGTGGCTGACGTCAGCGAGAAGACGATTCACGTCGATGGCAGCGACCTGAAGCTGACCATCGTGCGCCCGGCTGGCAGCAAACAGAAGACCCTGCCCGCGTTCATGTACTTCCATGGCGGTGGCTGGGTGCTGGGCGACTTCGGGACCCACGAGCGGCTGGTGCGTGACCTGGTGACCGGCTCGGGCGCGGTAGCGGTCTTTGTCAACTACACCCTGTCGCCTGAGGCAGGACATGGAGTCGCCATCGAGCAAGCCTATGCCGCGACCAAATGGGTCGCCGAGCATGGCAAGGAGATCAAGGTCGACGGCACGCGCCTCGCCGTGGCTGGCAACAGCGCAGGCGGAAATTTGGCCGCCGTGGTTGCCTTGATGGCGAACGAGAAGGGCGCACCGGCACTGCGTTCGCAAGTATTGCTGTGTCCTGTGACGGATGCCAACTTCGACACGCCATCGTATAAGGAGTTTGCCGACGGCTACTTCCTGACAAAGGACTTGATGGTGTGGTTCTGGGACCATTACACGACCGACGCCGAGGCGCGCAAGCGAATCTACGCTTCGCCGCTGCAGGCGACGACCGAGCAACTCAAGGGCTTGCCGCCGGCGCTGATCCAGACTGCCGAATTCGATGTCCTGCGCGACGAAGCCGAAGCTTACGGACGCAAGCTCGACGCTGCGGGTGTGCATGTCAAGTCGGTACGCTACAACGGCATGATTCACGATTTTGGCCTGTCGAACGGGTTCAGCCATCTGCCGGCGCCCCGCAGCGCGATAGCGCAGGCATCGCAGGAACTCAAGGCCAACTTGAGCAGGTAATTTCAAAGGCCGCGATACTCGTGCGCCGCGAGCAACTCGGAAAGGCCGCGAGGATCCTGCGTCCATGGCCGCGGCGATGGCCGCGATGTAGCCATCGGCCGTGGCAACGGCCAAGCCAGCGCCGCGGGCCTTGGCCATCAGCGCCGCATAGGCCTGGGTGCAGGCCAGGTCAAAAGGCAGCACGCTGCCGGCGAACAAGGGCAACACACGCTTTTCCAAGTTCTCTTGCCGGCCGGCAGTAGCGCGACACCCGCCCGCAATTCCGCCTCCGTGATAGCGGAAAGGAACAAGGTCTCCATCGCCTGGGCGTCGATCCACTCCATCATGGGCGCGACGGACAGGCGCCAGGGGCCGTGGGGTGCGGTGGACATGGGCACGGGGTAGAGAAAAGCGGCGGACGGAAGGGAGAAGAACAGGGGGAAAGCAGGGCTGCGTTATCCCATCGGGCCCTGGAAGACGGATTCGAATGGAAATGCGCCCATGCCGGCGGATTGATTGCCTACGTTGCTATGCAATCAGGAGCAAGCTGCAGGGCCTTCAACCGCCTGCCCCCCGCCGGTCGATCTTGCGGCTGAGCACGATGCTGGTCTGCGTCTGGTGCACGCCTTCCAACTGGCCGATGCGATCGAGCAGCGCATCGAGCTGCTCATGGCTGGTGCAGCGCAGGAACACCAAGTAGTCGAACGCGCCGCTCACGGCCGAGACTTCCTCCACCTCCGGCACCGAGCCGAGCATGCGCAGCACCGCCGGCGAGGCCTTGGGCAGCACGCTCAAGCTGCACCAGGCGCGCACGGCCTGGGCCTCCAGCGGCGCGCCCAGGCGAACGCCGTATCCGGCCACGATGCCCTCGCGCTCCAGCCGGGCGATGCGCGCCACGACCGTGGTGCGGGCCAAGCCCAGGCGGCGCGCCAGCAGCGCGGTGCTTTCGCGCGCGTTGGCCTGCAGCAGGCTGAGCAGGCGGCGATCGGTGGAGTCCATCTCGGTGGCCATGGCGGTCCTCGTTAGCAGTTCGGATCGATGCGTCGGATATTTTCGCCGTATCGACGAACGATGGACGCAAATACGACGTTTTGCACGCTACACATCGACGCAGACCACCCATAGCATGGCTTCATCCTTTCGTAGTCAAACCCTCAGGAGACCGCCATGCCTTCCACCCCCATTTCCCACCGCATCGCCATCCTGGGCGCGGGCCACATCGGCTTCGCCATGGCCGTGCTGCTCCAAGAAGCTGGCGGCTACGAGGTGACCGTGGCCGACCGGGACCCCGAGGCGCTGGCCCGCGCGGGCGCGCTGGGCGTCGGCACCGCGCTGCTGCAGGACGATGGCGCCCTGGAGGCGGCCGTTACCGGCCAATTCGCCGTGTTGAACGCACTGCCGTTCCACCGCGCGGTGCCGGTCGCCACGGCGTGCGTTCGCCAGGGGGTGCACTATTTCGACCTGACGGAGGACGTGCGCAGCACGCAGGCGATCCGCGCCCTGGCGCAGGGCGCCCGCAGCGTGCTGATGCCGCAGTGCGGGCTGGCGCCGGGCTTCATCGGCGTGGTGGGCAACGATCTGGCGCAGCGCTTCGACACGCTGAACGACCTGCGCATGCGTGTCGGGGCATTGCCGCGTTACCCGCTGGGCGCGCTGCGCTACAACCTGACGTGGAGCACCGAAGGCCTCATCAACGAATACTGCAACCCCTGCGAGGCCATCGTGGACGGCCAGCCGACCACCGTGGCGGCGCTGGACGGGCTGGAGACCTTTGCGCTGGACGGGGTGGAATACGAAGCCTTCAACACCTCCGGCGGGCTGGGCACGCTGCCCGAAACCTGGGCCGGCCGCGCCCGCCGCATGGACTACCAGTCGATCCGCTACCCGGGGCACTGCGCCATCCTGAAGCTGCTGCTGAACGACCTGCGCCTGCGCGACCGGCGCGATCTGCTGAAAGACATTTTCGAGGCCGCGATTCCCGCGACCGAGCAGGATGTGATCGTGGTCTTCGCCAGCGCTTCGGGCCTGCGCGGCGGGCGGCTGGTGCAGGACGCCTATTCGGCGCGCATCGTCGGCGCCAAGGTGGGCGGGCATGCGCTGAACGCCATCCAGCTGACCACGGCGGCCAGCATCTGCGCGGCGCTGGATCTGGTGGTGCAGGGCCGGCTGCCGCAGTCGGGCTTCATCCGGCAGGAGCAGATCGCGCTGGCGGATTTCCTGGGCAACCGCTTTGGGCGGGCGTACCGCGATCACGCGCTGGTACAAGCCGAGGGCGCGGCAGCGGCCTGAGCAGGAACCGGGGCGGACCCGCGGAGGAAACCCGAAAGGAGCGCGATGTGTTTCGCGGGCAAGCAGCCTTGTTCGCCCACGGCGAATTCGGACCTTGGTGCGCGCTGTGCAATAGCGGCCTCGTTTCCCATCCCCAACCCATGCGTCGGTGCCTGGGCCTGCTGGCCCAGCATCCGCGTACCGCTGATTGATGAAGACCGCCTTTTTTCGACCTGCCATTCCAGCGACGGCACTGCCGCAATCCGTGGGCCTGCCCGCCCGGCAAGGCCACCCGGCCAACACCCCCGTGCGAATCCCGGTGCGGCACAGCACGGCGGGGCCTTTGCACGGGCTGTCCGCAGCCCGGCCGGTGCGCCCCTCCTTGGGCTCCGAGCCGATGAGGACGCGCCTGGCGGCGCCCCTGGGCGTCGACATGGCCTCGGTCGATATCGCCGATGCCCTTTGTGCGGTCGATCTGCCGCCCGCCGGCGGTGCCTGCGGTGTGCCGGCTAGAACCATGCAGGCGTTGCAGCGGGCCGTTCTGGAGGGCATGCGGGACTTCGCGGGGCAGGCGTACACCGTGGCTTTCGATGAGATCACTGGCCGGGGCGGGATGCGCTTCGCCGCCGACCAATCCAGCGCGGCGACCAAGTGCTGGGAAAACCTGGAGCATCCGCAGGTCCTCGCGATCGTGCTGGGGTTTGCCGGCACGCGCATGGAAGACCCCGACGATCTGATGTGCGATCTCAAGTCCCAGATTCCGCGGCCCCATGCCAACCCGTTGGCCTCGGGCCTGCCCGACCTGGGACGGGTGGGCGGTGGATGGCAGGAGCGGTGGCACGCCGAAGCGCTGGCGCCCCGGGCCGACGGGCTGGATATGGCTGCCTTGCTGATGCGCTACGCCCAGATGGCAGCGGACGGCGGAAAAACGCTTTCTGTCTCGGTGGTGGGCCACAGCCTCGGCGCGGCGGTGGCCACGCTGGCCAGCTTCGACATCGCGCATTTCCTAGACGCCAACGGTGCGCGCGGCAAGGTCAGCACCTATGCCTTCAATCCCCCGCGGTTGGGAATGGAGGCCGTCGCGCGGCGCTACACCGCGCCGAAGGCCGGAGGGGGCATGGCCTTTGCGCTGCGCCAGTTCACGCGGGCCCTGGACCCGATCCAGTCCATGCCGATGCTCATGCACCACCCGGGCTGGGCGGCGTCGCCGCAGCCCGGCAGCTACTGTGCAGCGGGTAATCCCCGGATCGTCACCTACCAGGACCGTTGGGCCGACCGGGTGAACCTGTCCGCCAACCATGAGTTGCCCCGGTGGCAGCCCGTCATCGCAGACGCCATGCATGCCAGTGACCTGGATCGTATTTTCGGCACCCCGGGTCGCGAAAGCGGAGCCTCTCCGGCGGGAAGGCCTGCGCCTTCCGGCACCTAGGGCACCTCTGCACGAACCGGGCGGTATTGGCACCGACGCAGGCGGCCCGAGGCGGCCTGAGGCGTGCGACGCGGTGATTCGTGCAGGTTTCCTGTCTATCGGCCAGACGCTTGCATCGGCATGGATGCAACGGCCAGTGGTGCCTGCACCATCGGCTCGGAGCCAGCGAACCGGCGGCAGTGGTTCTTGCCGTTCTGCTTGGCCTCGTACATGGCGTGGTCGGCCTGGCGCAGCAGCAGATCGGGCGTGTCTCCATCCAGGGGATAGATGCTCAGGCCGATGCTGGCCGAGACGAAGCCCTGGCCGCGCGGCAGCGGCACGGGCTGGTGCACGGCCTGCAGCACGCGCTCGAGCAGGGGCGCGCAGTCGGCGGGAGACTGCAGCCCGCCGAGCAGCAGCACCATCTCGTCTCCGCCCAGGCGCGCCAGCGTGTCCTCGGCACGCAGGTGCGACTGGATGCGGCGCCCCACCTCGATGAGCAGCTGGTCGCCCGCTGCATGGCCATGCTGGTCGTTCACTCGCTTGAAGCCATCGAGATCGAGGTAGCACACTGCCAGCAGTTCGCTATGCCGCTGCGCATGGGCGATGGTCTGCACCAGCCGGTCGGCCAGCAGGCGCCGGTTGGGCAGGCCGGTGAGGCTGTCGTACAGCGCGATGTGTTCCAGCTCCTGCTCGTGCGCCTTGATCTGGGTGATGTCGCTGATGACCACGATGTAGTGGTGCGGATAGCCTTCGTTGCCCAATACCGCCGCGATGGAAACCCGTTGCGGCACGCCACCCTGCGGACTGCGCCCGAGCAGCTCGCCCTGCCAGTAGCCCTGCGCCTGCACGGCATGCCACACGCCGGGAAAGTCGGGGTGGGGCGCGGCGTTGTAGAGCGTTTGCACATGGCGCCCCAGGACCTGCTGTCGCGCCTCGCCGGTCATGCGCTCGAAGGCCGGATTGGCGTCCACGATGAGGCGCTCGGCATCCAGGATGAGTACGGCCTCGTAGCTGTGCGCGAACACGCTGGCGGCGATGCCCAGCCGCATCTCGGCCTCCTTCACGCCGCGCAGGTCGGTGACGAACCCCACGAACATTGGCCCCCCGGGCGCGTCGGCTCGGCCGATGGCCAGCCGCAGCGGAAAGGTGCTGCCGTCGCGGTGCAGCC encodes:
- a CDS encoding sensor domain-containing diguanylate cyclase; protein product: MSGDSPADLLVAQHDPWLVLLSVAVAAATSTLALHLAGQARLTHEPVHRTLALATSGIALGAGIWAMHFIGMLAFTLCVAVHYDVGITLLSMLPGLAASWVALTVLARQHVTRRQLATGGVLVGAGIGAMHYAGMEALRMAPDLRYDPAWFLASIVVAVVLAVLALWVRFTLHQRTRMSNWQANLLSGSIMGMAISGMHYTAMAAARFVGQPDPEMPDSHAWTQTLAVTVALVTAGVGIFAGVANGLIRYRDMYRKVRRSESRLRALVDTAVDGIITIDHEGTVQNYNRSAERIFGWAAADVLGRNIRMLMPQPDSAAHDGYLRRYLDTGEARIIGTGREVLGLHRDGSTFPLRLAIGRADAPGGPMFVGFVTDLRGVKEAEMRLGIAASVFAHSYEAVLILDAERLIVDANPAFERMTGEARQQVLGRHVQTLYNAAPHPDFPGVWHAVQAQGYWQGELLGRSPQGGVPQRVSIAAVLGNEGYPHHYIVVISDITQIKAHEQELEHIALYDSLTGLPNRRLLADRLVQTIAHAQRHSELLAVCYLDLDGFKRVNDQHGHAAGDQLLIEVGRRIQSHLRAEDTLARLGGDEMVLLLGGLQSPADCAPLLERVLQAVHQPVPLPRGQGFVSASIGLSIYPLDGDTPDLLLRQADHAMYEAKQNGKNHCRRFAGSEPMVQAPLAVASMPMQASGR